A genomic segment from Bryobacteraceae bacterium encodes:
- a CDS encoding flagellar hook-length control protein FliK, giving the protein MKVQPRTGAAPPPTETATQQKGAGESKFGKALKEKREAPRTKEEGPSAAIPAGQPQPMMTGFPVKTEESAAPARARIVDAVAAEIQVHSAGDVKEVTIQFESKVLDGLEVRIRHEAGAVSVELMTRTSRAHDTVAGNVDQLRASLEAKGVPVAQVRVTPSREEREARGDRGGQGRGGRDGRERDRRQ; this is encoded by the coding sequence ATGAAGGTGCAACCGCGAACGGGAGCGGCGCCGCCGCCTACAGAAACGGCGACGCAACAGAAAGGCGCCGGCGAGTCGAAGTTCGGCAAGGCTCTGAAAGAGAAGCGGGAAGCGCCGCGGACGAAAGAAGAGGGACCGTCCGCGGCGATACCGGCCGGGCAGCCACAGCCAATGATGACGGGATTCCCGGTGAAAACCGAGGAGTCCGCGGCGCCCGCGCGGGCGCGCATTGTGGATGCCGTGGCAGCCGAGATCCAGGTGCACAGCGCGGGCGACGTAAAAGAGGTGACGATCCAGTTCGAGAGCAAGGTGCTCGACGGGCTGGAGGTACGGATCCGGCACGAAGCGGGGGCCGTATCGGTGGAGTTGATGACGCGGACGTCACGGGCGCATGACACGGTGGCCGGGAATGTCGATCAACTACGGGCGTCGCTCGAAGCGAAAGGCGTTCCGGTGGCGCAGGTGCGCGTTACGCCGTCGCGGGAAGAACGCGAGGCGCGCGGAGATCGCGGCGGACAGGGGCGCGGCGGACGCGACGGGCGAGAGCGGGATCGGCGGCAATGA
- a CDS encoding flagellar biosynthetic protein FliO produces the protein MNAAPDLGTGAMLAETLRVVLILGGVLALAVAVLRYVLPRLVHGRAQAEGPFKMIARFPLEPRKTLYMVEARGQVLLLGTSERDIHYLATLPRAAADPESEPKPVVRFRA, from the coding sequence ATGAATGCTGCGCCGGATCTGGGGACGGGGGCGATGCTGGCCGAAACGCTGCGGGTAGTGTTGATTCTTGGCGGCGTGCTCGCCCTGGCGGTAGCCGTGTTGCGGTACGTGCTGCCGCGGCTGGTGCACGGGCGCGCGCAGGCGGAAGGGCCGTTCAAGATGATCGCTCGGTTTCCGCTGGAGCCGCGCAAGACGCTCTACATGGTGGAAGCGCGGGGACAGGTGCTGCTGCTCGGAACATCGGAACGCGACATCCACTACCTGGCGACGCTGCCTCGCGCTGCCGCCGATCCGGAAAGCGAGCCGAAGCCCGTGGTGAGGTTCCGCGCATGA
- the sctQ gene encoding type III secretion system cytoplasmic ring protein SctQ: protein MTAPVAFAWETAPRFSSAQAGLLNWFQRALPGAPTWRRWVRDVLSETLEYPAPAEVWLEETHCLGQREPERHAVKGERITIGRGEDADIVASAPAIAREHARLHRSGHEFRLEDLDSKAGTFVGAKKLTPGKAEQLKHGDRFTIFPYSFQLLVEQRWVREEGADLMAGPAMAATFAEFRRGAATGRVLRGIALEPSGAGLAIEASAGFALELARRMLRPVGSNEAVGALEQAAAEFLLLSVVERAGREMPFPLQPRVLGPGELPPIGDGEEGVMASCTVGIAEYTGLVRIFVPRRALDAVGQWTRTPEGPPPVMWRCPVEMGGLELTPEELRSLEPGDVVLYSPVVRLALPGGRTVRRGEMAGGNNFRVTLTDDWEEQPIMSAPMQETLDDARLDALPVRVSIIAGECEFSYAELKTLGRGAVIELDRAPEDPVVIALNGRPAGKGELVRIDGKLGVRVLSWKEPA, encoded by the coding sequence ATGACAGCGCCGGTTGCTTTCGCGTGGGAAACCGCGCCGCGGTTCAGCAGCGCGCAGGCGGGGCTGCTGAACTGGTTCCAACGAGCGTTGCCGGGTGCGCCAACGTGGCGGCGGTGGGTTCGCGATGTCCTGTCGGAGACGCTCGAGTATCCGGCGCCGGCCGAGGTGTGGCTCGAAGAGACGCACTGCCTGGGTCAGCGGGAGCCGGAGCGGCACGCGGTGAAGGGGGAACGGATCACGATCGGCCGCGGGGAAGACGCCGATATCGTGGCCAGTGCGCCGGCCATCGCACGGGAGCACGCAAGGCTGCACCGCAGCGGACACGAATTCCGGCTCGAGGATCTGGATTCGAAAGCCGGAACCTTCGTCGGCGCGAAAAAGCTCACGCCAGGCAAGGCTGAGCAGTTGAAACACGGCGATCGGTTCACGATTTTTCCGTACAGCTTTCAACTCCTCGTGGAACAGCGCTGGGTGCGCGAGGAGGGGGCGGACCTTATGGCGGGTCCGGCTATGGCGGCGACGTTCGCGGAGTTCCGCCGGGGGGCCGCGACCGGCCGCGTGCTGCGCGGGATCGCACTGGAGCCTTCGGGCGCCGGCCTGGCAATCGAAGCGAGCGCGGGGTTCGCTTTGGAGCTGGCGCGGCGGATGCTTCGGCCGGTTGGGTCGAACGAGGCCGTAGGCGCGCTGGAGCAGGCAGCGGCGGAGTTTCTGTTGCTTTCGGTGGTGGAGCGCGCGGGCCGCGAGATGCCGTTTCCCCTTCAGCCGCGCGTGCTCGGCCCCGGAGAACTCCCGCCGATCGGCGATGGCGAGGAAGGCGTGATGGCGTCGTGCACGGTGGGGATCGCGGAGTACACGGGCCTGGTGCGGATCTTCGTGCCGCGAAGGGCCCTGGACGCGGTGGGGCAATGGACGAGGACGCCGGAGGGGCCGCCGCCGGTTATGTGGCGATGCCCGGTGGAGATGGGCGGGCTGGAACTCACACCGGAGGAGTTGCGGTCGCTCGAGCCCGGTGACGTCGTGCTCTACTCGCCGGTGGTCCGCCTGGCGCTCCCGGGTGGACGAACCGTCCGCCGTGGCGAGATGGCGGGAGGAAACAACTTTCGGGTCACCTTGACCGATGACTGGGAAGAACAGCCGATCATGTCCGCCCCGATGCAAGAAACCCTAGACGACGCGCGGTTGGACGCGCTGCCCGTGCGTGTCAGCATTATCGCCGGCGAGTGCGAGTTCTCTTACGCCGAATTGAAGACACTGGGGCGCGGAGCGGTGATCGAACTCGATCGCGCGCCGGAGGACCCGGTGGTGATCGCGCTCAACGGACGTCCGGCGGGCAAGGGAGAACTGGTGAGGATCGACGGAAAACTGGGAGTCCGCGTGCTGAGTTGGAAGGAACCCGCATGA